CGGCGAGGGCACCGGCACCGTCCTGTTCAGTCCCGACGGCAAGACCCTGGCCACATGTGGCAACGAGGGCTTCCGGCTGCGGGATTCAGCCACCGGCCGCAGCATCGCCCTACTGAATGACCAGGACCGTCCGGGAAACCTGGCGTTCAGTCCCGACGGGAGGACCCTCGCCACCGGCGGTATAGACGGCATCCGGCTGCGGGATCCGGCAACTGGTGTCATCACTGTTGACCTCCAGAGCGACCACTCGGTCACTGGACTGGCGTTCAGTCCCGACGGCAATACTCTGGCCGGCGGAGTCGGCCTCGACGCATACGGCAGCAAGGGGATCCGCTTGTGGAGCGTGGCGAAGGGCGGCACGAAGGCCACCTTCACCGTCCCCCTGAACGAGCAAGCCATACACGCCCTGGTATTCAGCCCCGACGGCAGAAACCTCGTCGGAGGTTCGGCGTTTGCCGATGAAGGGCGGTGCTGGCTGTGGGAGGTCGCCACCGGCCGCATCTCTGCCACCGTCCTCAAGGAATCGACTATCTCGGCCGCCTTCAGTCCGGACGGCAAAACCGTCGCCACCGGCGGCGTGCACGGAGTCCGCCTGTGGACCACGCGCACCGTTCGGGCGGTCAGCACCTTCACTGGCGACTACACCGCTTCCGTGGCCTTCGGCCCGTACGGCACCACACTCGTCACCGGCGGCGTGGGCGGCGTCCGGGTATGGGACGTGGCGACCGGGCACCTCATCTCCAGGCTCACCGAAAACGACACCGACACGGTGGCAGTGAGCCCGGACGGGCAGGTGGTCGCGTCCGGGAGCATCGGGCAAGGCTTCGGAGTCTCGGAGTCACCAACAGAACCGCAGGAGTCCGGCTTCTGGCTGTGGAAGCACCCAGCGAGTGCCCCCACACTCACGTCCCGTTCCTCAGCCCACGTAGGTCCCCACCGTGTTTGAAAGTCGGGCCTTCGCTTGCGGAGACGAGAGACGGTAACCCAATCCCCGCCGGCGAGTTGACGACGACGGTCCGCCACCTGCAGCTGCCGAACGCCCCGAGGCTCACGGGGAGCCAGAACGACCTCAATTCCTGTTGAGCTCGTGCCCGGATTCGAGCCCGGCTCTTGGTCGCCCACGCCGTCTGCGCATCACAGTCTGCCCACAGCGGCGGTCTGCCGAGGGCTTTGATCATTTCCTTAAAGTGCATGCGGACTCACCGAACTCCTTGCCCGCGAACTTCGTGCGCGTGGCCGTCAGATCGAAGTCGAGCGCCTTCACGTTCATCTGCCGCGCGTACTCAAGACGCCCGCCAACGGCACCGCCCACCCCAGCCCCACGCAGGAGGCCACCCGATGAAGCGTCTCTTCCGCCGCCGGCTACGGTCGCGCGCCCGGCGCCTCGCCCCCGAGGACCAGACCGCCGTCGACCAGTTCCGCGCGCTGCTCGCCGCCCCGCGCGACCCGAAGCCCTGGGCCCCCGGACGCTGCCAGGACGTCGCCGTACGCGTCGGACCGTTCGTAGAGAGGGGCTCACACCCGCCCGGGCGACGACCACGGGCCCGCCATCATCGCCGTCGCCCTGCAGCACCCCGGCGGCTCGCACGCCCCCTACGGCGACCGCTACCGGAAGCTAGGCTGGCTGCGCTGCGAGACGACCACGATCCTCGGTGCATGGAACCCGGCCTACGCGCCGCTCACCCACGCTGCGGCGGGTCTGGACCTCCCCGACGACGTCGGCATGGCCCCGGTGAACTACGGCGTCCACGTCGAAGCGCGCCGCAGCGACGGCACCGGGCACACGCTGCTCCGCCTCGGCCCCTACTTCCAGACCTGGCTTGTGGGCCACGACGCCGACCGCCTCAACACTGAGTTGGCGGGCAAGGCCGCCACCATCGTCCCCGGATTCGCGGTCACCGCGAAAGGCGCGTCCTTCGACGTCAGCGACCACGAGGGCTACGGCGACCCGTACGAGACCGATGCCGCCGTGCTCCTGGCGGCCGCGATCGCCCGGGAGGTGTCGGCGTGACCACGGCCCTGTACGAGATCGAGACCCGAGGCTGCCGACGACACCACGTATCCCGTCGAGCAGATCTGGAATCCCGGCGGGGACGCCAAGGAGCACGGCTCCTCGCCTACAGCGGCCTGTACATCACCGGCATCGGAGGGGCGGGCGACGACGGCGCCTACCCGGCCACCTTTGTAGCCCTCGGGCACCAGACGTGGTCCGCCATCATCGAGGAGGCCGCCGGCCGACCTTCCTCCGATCGTGATCAGTGACCTCTTCGGCGTCAGCGCTACCAGCGCTCACAGGTGGGCTCGGTTCGCCCAGGACAGCTGGACGGACTACCTCGCAGCCATCCAGGCCATCGAATAGCGCAAGGTTGGAACGTCTCTGCGAAACCAGGGGCGGTGCCGGTACGTGTCTGATGGAGTGTCGTGGTGACGGCTCGGTGCCACACATCCCAGGGCCGGATCTGATCTCTCGGGAGGAAGAGCGAGGATGCTGTCGGAAGCAATGACCGCGCTGGCCGCGGCGGGAGGCACTGCGTTGGTTCAGGCCGCCGGCACAGATGCATGGACAGAGTTCCGCCAGCAGGTGGCCCGTTGGTTCGGCCGAGGAAATCCGCAGCGCGAGAACGCAGCAGTGGGGCGCCTCGACCAGACTGCAGTCCTGCTGGAGACGGCCGGGCCGACCGAGGTGGAGCGGGTGCGCCTCGGTCAGGTGGCGGCGTGGCAGGCCCGTATCGAAGACCTGCTGGAAAGCCTGGATGGCACGGAGCAGGGCCAGGCCGCAGAGGAGTTGCGCGCGCTGCTGGCCCAACACGCCTCCCAAGGCGCGGGGTCGGCCGGCCAGGGCGGGCTGGCCGTCGGCGGTGATTATGGCTCGGTCGCAGCTGGCGTCGTGCACGGAAATGTGAGCCTAGGCCGCCCCGCCGACGGGCACACCTCTCCAGGACCGGAGAACGATCCGGACGACGACTGGCCGCGGGAGTCCTGATCCGTGGGTGACATTGCCAAGGGCGTCCTTGGGGGTGGATGGGCGCTGGTCGTCGGCTGGGTGCTGCCCGCCGCGCTCAATCTCGCGGTCTTCTTTCTCGCTGTCGCCCCCAGCATGCGGCGGACCGCAGCCATCGAGCGTGTCTGGCCTGGCTCGGCCAGTCAGACGGCCTTGCTGCTCCTTTGTGCCGCCGTTCTCTTCGGCATCGTGCTCAATGCACTTCAGACCCCCCTCTACCGGATCCTTGAGGGTTATCTGCTGTGGCCACGCAGCGCGTACGACCGTGGATGCAGACGTCAGCGGGCCCGCAAAGAGCGGATCGCTGGTCTGATCACCCGTCCGGAGGGACGCACTCTGGTACAGCGTGCACTCCTTAACGAGCAGATGGCTCGCTACCCGGCGGATGACGACCAGATCGCCCCGACTCGGCTCGGCAATGCGATCCGTCGCTTCGAAGAGTACGGCCACAACCGCTTCCGGCTTGATACGCAGGTGCTGTGGAACGAGCTGAGTGCCGCCGCGCCCGAGCAGGCGCGCCGCCAGGTGGAAACGGCACGTACCAACGTGGATTTCTTCGTGGCATTGCTGTACGGGCACGGGGTGGTGGCGGTGCTTGCGTTCCTCGCCCTGGGCTCAGCCGGGGCTGAGCGGCCCCTGCTGGTCGTCACTGCCATCACACTGTGTGCGCTCATTCCGCTGTGGTACCGCTCCGCGGTGTACGCCACCGACGAGTGGGCCGCCGCTGTACGGGCCATGGTGAACTTGGGCCGCAAACCGCTGGCCGACGCGCTCGGACTGGTACTGCCGCAGCAACTGTCTGAAGAACGCACTATGTGGCAGCTCATTACCCGGATGTCCCGGCGTCCCTACCGGGATGCTGCAGACACGGCCTTCGCACCGTACCGGGCTGCGCCACCAGATCCGAACTGTCCATTGCATCCACAGGCTCCCGGCCCGGGTGCGTGATGTATACCGTGCTGGATGTCCTTGTAGAGGAGCCACACCCATCCCCGAATAGCGCATGGTTGGAACACTGCCTCTTCCCCAGTCCCCACCACGTAGGGCAACCCCTTCCGGCGCTGCCGGATCATGACGAGGCCCCTGGCTGCGGAGTTCAATGCCGCGGCCAGGGGCCTCGTTGCGTATTCAGGCCCGGAAGGTTTCCGGACTACTCCCTGCTCCCCTGCGACCGGCGCTTCCGGATGCGGCGGCGCTTCAGGACCTTGCGCAGCAGCCAGGCGCCGAAGCCGCCCACGAGGGAGCCGAAGACCGCGCAGCCTGTGGTTGCCGCCCCAATCCCCCGGAACGCGAAGACCGCAACTCCGGTGTAAAGGGCCGCCGCAATCAAGAAGAGGAACACCGCGAACATGCTGTAGACGACGTCGTCACGCCGGTCCAGCCAGTCGAGCCGCTCCAGATCCTGCTCGATCAGTTCGGGTGTCAGGGAGTCGATTCGCTTCATGCGCCATAGGACTCACGTCCCGCCTCCCGTCTTGCACGCAGACGGAACCTTTCCCGAACAGAACGAAGCCCCGGCCGCTGCCTGGCCGGGGCTTCGCACGCGTCCTGCGTCAGGCCTACACGAGTATCCGCACGCCGTCCAGCGAGAAGTCCTCATGGTGGCTGCTGACGATCGTGCGCGCAGAGACGGCTACGACCGCCAAGAACATCACGATCGCCACCAGGACGACATGGATGACCGGTGCCGCTATATACATCTCAGGTGCCTCTCCTAGTTCCTGGTGTCGGTGGAGACACCGAAGGGGGCGTGGGACAGAGGGTCGTGCTCGGCCGTGCCGTCGCTCGCGCTGGTGCCCCCGTCGGCGATAGCCGCGATCATCAGCGCGTACGACTTCCAGTGGGTGGAAGCGGGTGCCTCGTCTGCGAGGCGTCGGTCGCTCTCCTCCAGGAAGGCGAATGCCTTGTCTTGAGGGGAGGACCGGGTCTCAAGCTGCATGAGTTCCTCCGGTAGGTGGCGTGCGTGTGGAAGTGGGATCCAGCCTGAATCCCCCCGGAGCCGCGATAGTCGCTGGTGATGTGAGTACCGCGGCCCCTAGGGGCGCCAGGTGATCACCGTCTAGTGTTCGACGTTTGACGCTTTGGCCATTGCCCTGCTCAGGTCTCGGGAGACGGTCGCCGCAGATATGCCCAGCGACCTGCCGATCTCTACACCGGTGAGCTGCGCGACGTGCGTCATCTCCCAGACCTTGTACTGCCTGGTGTCGGCGATGGCCCGTTCCACGTCCTGCAGCAGTTCGAAGAACGCGATGCCCGCAGTCGGGTCGCCCGCGTGAGGATCCTGGAACAGCCGACTCGTCTCCGGCAGTTCACCCGCCGCCACCTCGGGGGCGAGCCGTCTGAACTCGGAGATCGCTTTGTTCTTTGCGACCACGTAGGCCCAGGTGATGATCGGCTCCCGGAAGGCGTCGTCGCGTTTGATGTGGAGGTAGAGAGCAACGTCCACGTGCTGCACGATGTCTTCCCGGAGGTGACGGTCTCGGACCATGCGTGCGACGACATGGTCGATGCGCGGGTGCACCTCCTTCAGCGCCTCGGTGAACCTGGCCATCACCTTGGGGTGGATGGCCTGCGTCGGGGGGTCGACGCCATCCCCTTCGTACTTGGTGATCACCGGCGTCCTTTCGGAAGGAGTGGGGGACAGTTACTCCTTGGGACGCCATAGCGGCAGCAATCTTTCAGCATTCACCGTGACCTGGGTCACAAGTTTGTTGTCTCCGGTTCCCGACTGTGGCCACCTCGATCGCGTTGCGATGAAGGCGCTCGCTCATGAGCGGGTCCAGACAGCGAGGTCGCCTCCAGGCAGCGATACGAAGCGCCATCCTGCCGGGC
This sequence is a window from Streptomyces sp. NBC_00271. Protein-coding genes within it:
- a CDS encoding RNA polymerase sigma factor, with the translated sequence MITKYEGDGVDPPTQAIHPKVMARFTEALKEVHPRIDHVVARMVRDRHLREDIVQHVDVALYLHIKRDDAFREPIITWAYVVAKNKAISEFRRLAPEVAAGELPETSRLFQDPHAGDPTAGIAFFELLQDVERAIADTRQYKVWEMTHVAQLTGVEIGRSLGISAATVSRDLSRAMAKASNVEH